The DNA sequence CAGCGGTGAAGAAAGCAGACATTGTTTGGCTGGCTTCGGATGAGGACCGGGAAGGTGAGGCGATTGCCTGGCATTTGGCTCAAGAGCTAAAGCTAAAAGAGGAGAATACAAGAAGAATTGTATTTCATGAGATTACTAAAAATGCGATTTTAAAAGCGATTGATAATCCAAGAACGATTGACCAGAATTTAGTAAACGCTCAACAAGCAAGAAGAATTCTTGATAGAATTGTAGGTTTTGAAATGTCGCCAGTTCTTTGGAAAAAAGTAAAAACAGGACTTTCAGCAGGTCGAGTTCAATCGGTTGCGGTCCGTTTGGTTGTTGAACGCGAACTTGAAATCAGAGGTTTTCAACCAAAATCTACTTTCAAATTAGAAGGTGTTTTTCTTAATAATGCAAAACAGGAAATTACTGCGAAACTTAAGAAAGATTTTGTAGAGGAAAAACAAGCAGAAGAGTTTTTAACTCAATGTAAAAATACGGACTTCAAAGTTTTAAATGTTGAAACAAAACCCGGAACTCGTACCGCATCTGCACCTTTTACAACTTCTACTTTACAGCAGGAAGCGAGTAATAGGTTAGGTTACGGCGTAACTGCTACGATGAGAGTTGCACAAAGATTGTACGAGGAAGGATATATTACTTATATGAGAACCGACTCCGTGAATCTTTCTCAGGAAGCTATTAACGGCGCAAAAGCACAAATTCTGTCAGAGTACGGTGAAGCCTATTCTAACCCAAGAAATTACACCACTAAATCAGCGACTGCGCAGGAAGCTCACGAGGCGATTCGTCCAACTGATTTTTCTGTGAAAACTATTGGTGATGTGCAGTTGAATAAATTGTATCAGTTAATTTATAAAAGAACTTTGGCGTCGCAAATGGCGAATGCTAAAATCGAAAAAACAGTTATTGAAATTGGAAATGCAAAACTTCCACAACATTTTGAAGCGCAAGGTGAAGTAATCATTTTTGATGGTTTCCTTAGAGCTTATGGTATTGTAAAAGCAGAAGATGACGATGAAGAAAACAACGAAAAATTGTTGCCGAAAGTTGCTGTTGGTGAAGAATTAGATTATAAAAAAATTGAAGCGACCGAGAAATTCTCACGTCCTTCTGCAAGATATACGGAGGCAGGTTTGGTGAAAAAGCTTGAAGAACTTGGGATCGGAAGACCTTCAACTTATGCGCCGACTATTCAGACGATTCAGAATCGTGAGTATGTGGATAAACGAGAAATCGTTCCACATGAAAGAGAAATCATGAAGATGACTTTGGGGAAAACCGATCTTAAAAAAGAAGTGTTGACCGAAAAGTTTGGTGGAGATAAAAATAAATTCGTCCCAACTGACATTGGAGAAGTAGTGAATGAATTCTTAACTCAGAATTTTGCAGAAATCCTTGATTATGGATTTACGGCAAAAGTAGAGCAGGATTTTGACCATATTGCAAACGGCGAAGAACAATGGAAAGATGTTTTACAAGGTTTTTATAAAGATTTTCATCCGAGAATTGCTGATGTTGAAGAAAATGCCGATCGTGCGAATGGAGAAAGGATTTTAGGAGTAGATCCAAAATCTGGAAAAAATGTTTTGACCAGAATTGGAAGATTTGGACCAATGGTGCAAATTGGAGAACAAGATGACGAGGAAAAACCAGTGTTTGCAAGTTTAATGGCGAGTCAGAATATTGCAACCATTACTTTAGAAGAAGCCTTGGAGTTATTTAAAATTCCATTTGATTTAAATGATTTTGAAGGTCAAACGGTAACGATTGGAGTTGGGAGATTTGGACCTTATGTGAAATGGGGTGAAGCTTTTATCAGCATTCCGCGAGGTGAAGATCCACTTTCGATTACTCAGGAAAGAGCTGAAGAAATCATTAACGAAAAGAAAATTGCCGATGCACCTATTGCTACTTTCAAAGGAGAACCTGTAACAAAAGGAACCGGAAGATTTGGACCTTTTATTAAATATCAATCAATTTTCATTAACGTTCCGAAGCGTTATGATTTTGAAAACCTTTCCCAAAGTGATATTAATGAATTGATCGAAGCGAAGTTAGAAAAAGAAGCGAACCGTTATATTCAACAATGGGAAGCAGAAAAAATTTCTATTGAAAATGCGAGATGGGGACCAATCGTAAAACATGGAAAAAATATTTTTAAAATCCCAAAAACGAAAAAAGACGAAAAATATACGGTCGAGGAATTGGCAGAGGTTTCTTTAGAAGAAGTAAAGAACTGGATTACCGCGCAAGATAAAAATGCTTTTAAAGAGAAACCTAAAAAAGCGGCGGCTAAGAAACCTGCAGCTAAAAAAGCTCCTGCAAAAAAAGCAGCTCCGAAAAAGAAATAAAATACAGTAATTGTTTTTAAAAATTAGAATCTTCAAATGCTTTGTCATTTGAAGATTCTTTTATTATGAACTGATTTGGATGAAGTTAGCGTGTTTTTTGGGGATTTTAAAAGGGATTTTAGTAGATGAATTCGTCTTAAAAGCTGCAATTTTCATGGTATTTAATTTAAACATGATTTTTTTTAATACTATTCCTTGCATTCATTTTTTTGATGTAATTCGGGTAGAAAGTCTATTGTAATTATAATAACAATGTGATTAAAATAAGTGTTAATATATATTAAAATTTAAACAGCTATTCTTTTTGAAGATTAGGCCTATAATGTCGAATATCTTTTTAAATTTGGCCTTACACAAATACGAAAAAAACAAACACAAAACACACAAAGGATGTTAAAAAAATTATAATAATTATATAATTTTTTTAAGGATGATTAAGTATCAACTTTTAGCTTATTGTTTTTTTGCTAATTTTCTCTATTCTCAAACTTCTATCGGGGCAAAGGCTCCCAATAGTTACATTTACGATTTAGAACTTGCAAATACCAGTAATTATGGCGGAATAGAAATTCCGGTATTGAAAGCCTATGAAATGTGGGCTAATTATGAGTATCTAAAAACGAACGGATCTCCAACTCCTATTCCTGCTGGAGTACAAACAGCTTCTCTTTATTGGGAAGATGTTACCGGCTTGGTCGAAGATGTGAAAATTGTTAGCGGGTCAACTCCTTCCGGTTCGAAAATTAAAGTAGAAA is a window from the Kaistella flava (ex Peng et al. 2021) genome containing:
- the topA gene encoding type I DNA topoisomerase gives rise to the protein MSKNLVIVESPAKAKTIQKYLGKDFDVKSSFGHIRDLPKKGMGIDLETFTPDYEVSADKKKLVTELKAAVKKADIVWLASDEDREGEAIAWHLAQELKLKEENTRRIVFHEITKNAILKAIDNPRTIDQNLVNAQQARRILDRIVGFEMSPVLWKKVKTGLSAGRVQSVAVRLVVERELEIRGFQPKSTFKLEGVFLNNAKQEITAKLKKDFVEEKQAEEFLTQCKNTDFKVLNVETKPGTRTASAPFTTSTLQQEASNRLGYGVTATMRVAQRLYEEGYITYMRTDSVNLSQEAINGAKAQILSEYGEAYSNPRNYTTKSATAQEAHEAIRPTDFSVKTIGDVQLNKLYQLIYKRTLASQMANAKIEKTVIEIGNAKLPQHFEAQGEVIIFDGFLRAYGIVKAEDDDEENNEKLLPKVAVGEELDYKKIEATEKFSRPSARYTEAGLVKKLEELGIGRPSTYAPTIQTIQNREYVDKREIVPHEREIMKMTLGKTDLKKEVLTEKFGGDKNKFVPTDIGEVVNEFLTQNFAEILDYGFTAKVEQDFDHIANGEEQWKDVLQGFYKDFHPRIADVEENADRANGERILGVDPKSGKNVLTRIGRFGPMVQIGEQDDEEKPVFASLMASQNIATITLEEALELFKIPFDLNDFEGQTVTIGVGRFGPYVKWGEAFISIPRGEDPLSITQERAEEIINEKKIADAPIATFKGEPVTKGTGRFGPFIKYQSIFINVPKRYDFENLSQSDINELIEAKLEKEANRYIQQWEAEKISIENARWGPIVKHGKNIFKIPKTKKDEKYTVEELAEVSLEEVKNWITAQDKNAFKEKPKKAAAKKPAAKKAPAKKAAPKKK